The window GCACTCAATGGCCACTGGAAAATCATCACTCATTCCCATTGATAAGGTATGTATTGTTTGTAATTGATTTAATTCGTCAAAAAGCCCTTTCAGAGTTAAAAATTCATTTCTGACCTGTTGTTCATCATCCGTGAAGGTGGCCATTCCCATTAATCCGGTGATTTCTACATGAGGAAAATGCCCATCCCTATATTGCCGGAAAAGATCTTTCGCTTCAGAAATTTCAAGTCCGAATTTAGTATCTTCAGCAGCAATTTTTACCTGCAGAAGCACTCGAATCGTTCGGTTGTTTTTTTCAGCCTCTTTATTGATTTCTGCCAATAATTTTTCAGAATCCACACTTTGTATCGTATCGATGAAAGGAGCAATGTATTTTACTTTATTGGTCTGTAAGTGGCCGATAAGGTGCCATTGGATATCCTGAGGAAGAAGAGGGGCTTTTTCCATCAGCTCCTGAACCTTATTTTCTCCGAAAACTTTTTGGCCAAGATCATAAGCCTCCTGAACCGCAGAAGCCGGATGTGTTTTTGAAACAGCAACCAGCTGAACATAAGATGGCAGCTGGTTTTTTATAGTCTGATAGTTTTCTTTAATACTCATACATGCAAATTTCCGAAAATTCTCTGACAGTTGCCAGCTATGATTATATTTTATAGTGGGTTGTTGCCGGAAAATTAATTCAAAACCTCATTCATCTTAGGATATTGTGAAATCTTTCTGAATACAAACTTGTTGCTCTTCTGTAATTTTTCAATAAAAAGATCCAGCTCGTTGATAGAATCTGCATCTCTCAGATATTGGTCATGGGTAAGAAACACAAGGTGTCTGGATGTTTTTTCAAGATCGTTAAAGAAAATACTGTCCACTTTCTTGATCATCGCTTCATGGCTTCCTTTTAAAGTCATTTTCTGGGAAGGTCTCCATTCAAGATCCCAGCCAATTACTTTATAGCCGGCTTTTTTAAGTCCGTCTGCTGCTGCTGTGGAGCTTTTAATATCTGTAACATTAATATTATTGAGTCTCCAGATATTTCTTCCCGGAGTTCTGGCGATTTTGTCAAAAAGCTTCAGGCTGTCTTTGGCAATATCAAAATCGTGGACCACAGCGTCTGCATTTTTGTAGAAATCTGTGTATTTGTTGTGGGCATGGGTGAAACTGTGGTTGGCCAATTCAATAAGGGGATTTTGCTTCAAAAGCAGAAGATCATCTTTTTGTTTTTTGCTTCCATAGGCGTGTTTACCCACCAGAAAAGCGGTAGCGCACACATTTCTTTTGTCCAGAATTTTTAAAAGATTTTCGGTTCCCTGGTTGGGCCCGTCATCGAAGGTAAGGTAGATCACTCTTTTATCCGGGTCTACGCTTTCATCGTCCATATCATTGGGGACTATTTCTGCGGAAGGATGTTCCTGTGAGCTGACGACGGGGTCATTCACTTCTTTTTTGAAATTACAGCTGTTTAATAAAACTGAAGATGCACTCACCAATGCAAACATCCCGAGAAAAGTCATATTTTTTGACTTTCCCGCAAAAATTTTTCTCATAAAGATAATGGAATTTTAAATTGTTAAAAATCGTTAAAAATAACAGATGAAAATTAACAAATTATATGCCATGCTGTGCAGTATTTTTTCTTTTTAAGGTTATTTTAAGAACTTTATTTAATAGGGGATTTTCACAAATAGCTGAATTGTAAATTTATGATTCGGCTTTAGTTAGGTTTTAACATTTATAAATATGAAAACGATAGTCTTTTTCTATGTTCCTTGAAGTTTTACTATTCTTCATGTTATGGAGAATTATTTTATTTTAACAGAATCAGGGAGATTTTATTCTAAAAGACTTTTCAAGTATAATGAATTTTGGATGGCAGCAGTTCCCCAGGTATTGTTGAAAAAGATAAAAGAGGTTTGTGGCAGGTTTTTAATTTTCTCAGCAAGTATATCCATATCCTCTTTGCTGTATGCTGATTTATACAGAACAGGTTTTCCGTGGAGTCTGTAATAAAGTATCTCAGGATGATTGATGATAAGATCTTCGGGAAGATCACCGGGAAAACTTACACCGGAGAAAATAATGTTCTGTTTTTTTAGAAGATCAAACAGCTCTTTTTGCCACCATGAATTGTGCCGGAATTCAATGACATTCAGAAAACGTTGATCAAGATTATTGATGATACGTTCTGTATTTTCCGGAGTGTTTTTAAAAGAAGGAGGGAGCTGATAGAGAAATCCGGAAAGCTTGTCCTTCAGGCTGTTTTGAATATGACTGCAAAAAGCTGATATTTCTTCCCTGGAATTTTCAAGTCTGTTTTGATGGGTAACGGATTTGGGGATTTTAATAAAAAACCTGAATGCGCCAGGCGTTTCATCATGCCATTTCAGCAATGTTTTTGAAGTGGGTTTTCTATAAAAAGTAGAATTGATTTCTACAGCATTGAATGTTTTGGAGTATAAAGAAAGAAAATCTTTACTCCTGGCATCTTCAGGATATAAAGACCCTTTCCAGTCGTTATTATAAAATCCTGAACATCCTATGTAAAGATTTTCTTTTTTCATGATAATTATTTTATATCCAGATCTACGGAATTGAGTCTCAATGAATTCAGAATCACAGAAAGGGAGCTGAAGCTCATGGCGGCAGCTGCAATCATGGGTGATAACAGAATTCCAAAGAAAGGATACAATAATCCTGCCGCAACCGGAACCCCTAAAACATTATAGATGAATGCAAAGAACAGGTTTTCTTTAATGTTTCTGAGCAGTTTTTCACTGAGAAGCTTTGCTTTGGCTACTCCCAGAATGTCGCCCTTTAATAAAGTGATCTCTGCACTTTCAATGGCTACATCTGTCCCTGTTCCCATGGCAATTCCTACATCAGATTGGGCAAGGGCAGGAGAGTCATTGATACCGTCTCCTGTCATCGCTACGATTTTACCTTGCTGCTGTAGTTTTTTCACTTCATTCAGCTTATCTTCGGGAAGACAGTTGGCTTTGAAATGGGTGATGCCTAATTCATCTGCCACAGCTTTAGCAGTATGCTCATTATCACCCGTCATCATGATGACATCTATTCCCTCGCTCATTAACTGTTTTACTGCTTTTTTAGAGCTTTCTTTAATTCTATCGGTAAAGCTTATGAATCCCAGCACCTGCTGATCCTGTGCGATGTACGAAATAGTGTGCGCTTTTGACTGTACTTCTACTGCTTTCTTCTTTACATTTTCAGGAATCGTAATGTGATGTGAGGTCAGAAGACTTTCGTTGCCAAGATAAGCTGTTTTTCCATTGATATTTCCTTTCACACCTTTTCCTGAGATATTTTCAAACTGATCTACTTTTTCGGAAGCTATATTCTCTTCTTTTGCTCTTTTTATAACGGCGTTGGAAAGTGGGTGTTCAGAATTCTGATTCAGGGAAAAAGCCAGCTTTAAAATCTGGTTCTCGTCTCCATTTGCTGTTTCAATATGTTCTACTGAAGGCTTTCCTTCCGTTAAAGTTCCGGTTTTATCAGTAATCAGAACATTTACTTTGTTCATCTGCTCAAGCGCTCCTGCATTTTTAATCAGGATTCCGTTTTTTGCGCCTTTTCCGATTCCCACCATTAAAGACATGGGAGTTGCCAGACCGAGTGCACAGGGGCAGGCTACAATAAGAACTGCTACCGCATTTACAAAAGCAAATAAACTTCTTTTTCCTTCCGGTCCGAAAAACTGCCACAGCATAAAAGTGAGAACAGCAATAAGGATTACTACCGGCACAAAAACTTTTGAAACCTTGTCGGTAAGTTTCTGGATAGGAGCTTTGCTGCGGCTGGCTTCGTTCACCATTTTAATGATCTGTGAAAGAAGTGTTTCATCCCCTACTTTTTCTGCCTTCATGATGAATACCTGGTTACCGTTTATGGTTCCGGAAGAGACTTTATCATCTGCTCCTTTTTCTACAGGAACAGGCTCTCCTGTAATCATGCTTTCATCAACAATTGAATTTCCTTCCATAATTTTTCCGTCCACCGGAATTTTTTCACCAGGCTTTACTTTCAGTAAATCACCTATTTTTACCTGAGAAAGGAGCACTTTTTTCTCTTCTCCGTTGACCATAAGATTGGCTTCGTCCGGTGAAAGATTCATTAATTCCTTGATGGCATTTCCTGTTTTTTTATGGGCCGCTGCTTCCATCAGCTGACCTAAAATGACAAGGGTTAAAATCACACAGACCGCTTCAAAATACAATGGAATCTCATGATTATGACCGCGGATTTCATGGGGAATAATATCCGGGAAAATCAAAGCGGCAATACTGAAAATAAATGCGGCAGCTACTCCAAGAGCGATAAGGCTGAACATATTGAGATTCCATGTTTTGAAGGAAACCCAGCCTCTTTTTAACAGAAACCAGCCTGAATAAAACATCACCGGAAGCGTTAATGCAAGCTCAATGAATCCCTGAACCTGATGGGAGAAAGGAAAGTTGATCAACATTCCACCCATTGAAAGAATGAAAACAGGAATGGTAAATACCAATGAAGTAATGAACTTCCTTTTTAACAGATTGTAGGTTTCATCCTCTTCATCCCCTCCGCTGTCTGGCATTCTTACAAGATCCATTCCGCAGATCGGGCAGTCTCCGGGTTCATCACGAATGATTTCCGGGTGCATAGGACAGGTGTATTTTGCGGTTTTCTTTTCGGGATATTTTACAAGATCCATCCCGCAGACAGGACATCCTACATTAGAATCGTAGGTCTTATCACCTTCACAATACATGGGACAATAATATTTACCCGCCATTTCATCAGTCACTTTAGGACTTTCATGATTGGAGCTGTGATGATGATCATGATGGCTGTGAGAATGGGAATGTTGGTGTTGTGAAGCTGCTTTTTGTGTAAGCTCTTCAGTGATAGGTTCCAGATCCATATGGCAAACCGGACATTCTCCTTTTTCATCGTATACTTTATCACCCTCACAAAACATGGGGCAATAGTATTTTCCTAAATTGTCTTTGAAACTTTCAGGAAGGTTTGTTGATGAATACGTGGGTCTATAGTTGGGATCTTTAGCCAGTTTTTCTTCAACAGGAACCAGATACATTTTGCAGACAGGGCATCTTTCTCCCTGTTTGAAATACACTTTGTCCCCCTCACATTCCATTGGACAATAGTATACTGAAGATGGGGATACACGGTCCTGGGGCTTTACAAAGGCTGTTTCGGGGGTATTGGGATCTTCAAGTCTGTATTTTCCTATTTCTGCCAAAGCATCATTCAAGACTGAAAGTTTTATGTTGTGATCAGAAGTGATGATTGCAGTATTGTTTTCCAGGCTTACTTCGGCAGTAATGCCGTCAATACTGTTCAGTTGATCGGATATCTTCTTCTGGCAGCCGGAACAGGTCATTCCGAGTATTTTATACTGTTGTTCCATGATTCTTAAATTAATAATACAAATTTCCAAAATGGAAAACGATGGCTGTTATAAATTTAAGGATAATAGTTATAAAATTAGGCTAGTGTGAGTTTTAGGGTTGGAGAGTGTCAGAGTGGGAGCGTTGTAGGGATTGAGCGTTTGTAAGTGAAATAAGAATGTTTAACTCCTTCACTCTCCAACTCTCCAACCCTCAGACTTATAGATTATCGAGTGCTTTTCGGTTGTGTTCTTTTAATTTTTTGAATTCAGTAGGAGTGAAGCCTGTTGTGTTCCGGAACTGGGATGAAAGATGCTGTACACTTTTATAGCCAAGCTTTCCTGCAATTTCAGTAAGGTTAAATTCATTATACAGAAGGAGTTCTTTAACTTTTTCAATTTTCTGAAGAATAAAGAACTGTTCTAATGTAATGTTTTCGTTTTGTGAAAATGTTTTTGACAGGGCACTGTAATCTTTGTGAAGTTTTGAACTTAAAAACTCCGAAAGCAGAAAATCTTCCGGAATGTCAATCTCACTTATTTTTACAATGATCAGATTTTTGATTTTTTCTACGATCTGATGGGCAGAATCTATTATTCTTTCAAAGCCTGTATTTAGCAGTTCTTTTTCTATGAACTGCATTTTTTCAGGGGAAATATCGGTTTCGGTTTCTACTTCACCTAACAGAATGGTATGTACATGGACATCTGCATTTCGGAAGATGTTTTCCACCGCTGCGATGCATCTGTTACACACCATGTTCTTTATAAAGATTTTCATAGGCTGTTATTTAACCTGTCTTTTACGAATTCAATCCGGGTTTTGCCGTGGGGAGCAGGGTTGCCCTCTGCATCTAGGTTTACCATAACAATTTTTTCTACGGTAATAATGGTTTGGTGAGTCATCTTATTTCTCACATCACATCTTAATGTAATAGAAGATGATCCGAAATGAGTGGCTTCAATTCCTATTTCAATAATATCTCCCTGCTTTGCAGAACTTACAAAATTGATTTCAGAGATAAATTTGGTTACCACTTTTGTGTTTTCCAGCTGGATAATGGCATAAAGTGCTGCTTCTTCATCTATCCATTGCAGTAATCTTCCCCCAAAAAGAGAGTGATTAGGATTTAAGTCTTCGGGTTTTACCCATTTTCTGGTATGGTAGTTCATATGTTTAATAATTTGCAGTACAAATTTACTGTTAATAGCTGATGTATTCAAAGGAATGACATTTATTGATCTGAAAAGAATCATTCATTTTCTCAATCATTCTCTTTTAGAACACTTTGCTGTTCTTTTTATCACAGAAATATAGCATTAAACATATGAAATTTTATGCTTTCTATATAAGTAAAGGCAGGGTTAAAAATTTTTATAAACTATAAAACGGCAGCAGGGGTATGATTATAATATTGACATCCTAGTAGCTTGATATTGAGAGTGTAGCTTGGCTTTTATTGTTAATCTTTAACTAATTTTATGATAAAATATTTTTATGTTTAAAAGATTGAAAATCAGTTGTTTGTATTGTTTTTAATGACTGTTTTCGTTTTTGGATTCAACATAATGTGAGAAATATTTAAAAAAAGCTTTGATTTGAAATTTTTAATTGTATCTTGCATACGTTTATATTTGGAATCAATATTTGTTCATTAATTTATGTTGTTTTTCTTTTATATACCAAATTTTTATTAATTTTTTAATTTATTCAAAATGAACATTTTTGTTTCAAACATCAATTACGCAACTAAAGAGTATGAGTTGCATGATCTATTCGCAGAATTTGGTGACGTATCATCAGCTAAAATCGTTACAGACAGAGAAACTGGACGTTCCAGAGGTTTCGGTTTTGTAGAGATGGGTGATGAAGAAGGAAAGCAAGCTATTGACGCTCTTAACCAAAAAGAATTTAACGGTAAAACTCTGAATGTATCTGAAGCTAAGCCAAGAGAAGAAAAGCCAAGAAGAAGCTTTGACAACAACAGAGGTGGTGGTTACGGAAACAACCGTGGTAACGGTGGTGGATACGGTGGAAACAACCGTGGAGGTAACGGCGGCGGAAACCGTTGGTAAAAATATAAAGCGGCTTAAAAGCCGCTTTTTTTGAACTTATATCCGATAATGGATAGAGATAAAAGAGGTTACCGTTCTGATAACCTCTTTTATTTTTATTTCAATCTTATCAGGATGTATACATTTTCGTAATAAATGTTGGCAGTATCATCCGTGGAATATTTTTCCCTTGTGATTTCATTAAAAATAAGTTTAACATGATATTTGCCTAAATCAGATTCCATGGCGATTTCAGGAACTTTTACATTTCCGGTTTTGTTTTTATTTTCTTCAAACAGTTTGAGAATCTGAGGTCCGAAATCTATTTCTTCCCGGGAATTTAATTTTAAGATTAAAGAAGATTTTTCAGTCAGGAGGTCTGTAAGCGTAAATACATCGTTATTCAGCTGTTGCGCATCTCTGCTGTAGCGGTAGAAAGAAATTAAATATTGGTAATTTCCTAGTTCTACAGCCTGTTTTTCCGGAATAAGAACCAGCCTGCTCATTTCATAGGCTGTGTTTTTTACGGTAACATTCACATCCGAGAATTTATTCTGGATATCATATCTCACACTATAAAAGGTTCCTTGGGCAATATGATCGGCCAGTTCTGTCTTGTCTTTGTCGTTTAGTAACGCTGATAAAAACTCTCCCTGCTTTCTTTTAGCCAGAAATTCAAATTTATCTGCAATTTCATTGCGTACCGTATCATTGATTTTCTTTTGAAAGTTAATCGTCGAGGCGTTTATAAGCTGGTTTTGATTTAAAATGTTCATTAATTGTGCTTTCTGGCTCCTGTTGGCCACGCTGAAAGCATTCAGATAGGGGAAAATCATTGAAAAGATTCCAAATAGAAACAGGCTCACCGGAATGAATTTTATGCTTGTCTTTCTGCCAAAAATAAAATAGATAACAATGCTTAGAAGCCACAGGGCGAGCAGAAGAACAAAATATCTGGGCTCCGTATAGCCATATTCTAAAATTCGGGTGAAAATGGCTGTGAAAAGCAGTACAATTAAAGGAACAATAGTGTAATAGAATACCTTTGAAAATATTTTAACCCATGACTTTGCATGGTCTTCTTTTAACGGATGTACCAGCAATAATGCCAGAATACCGACAACACTGTACGCCAAAACAAGATAAGAAACCCATCCTCTTGGAAGCTCCCAGTGGATTATTATCCTGACAGAATAGAAATAAAGGATAGTTACATAGATAAGCAGTAGTGGAATTAAGATAAACTGGGTGAAAAATTTTAATACAACAGGATAAGTCCCGTCTTTTTCAAGGCTATTTAATCCTTTGTCATTAAATAAAAGAAAAATAAAGCTGCTCCCGAGAATAGCGAGAACAAAAAATGTATCTCTGTAAATTCTGCCATGAAAGTTAAAATCAAAAAGTTTATCAATTGCCAGAATAGCTAATTCTACACCGCCTGTTAAAACTCCTGTAAATACGGCTGTAAGGAAGATGTTGACAAAGAGGTTTTTGTTATACTGCCAGAAACTGAGTTCCCTGTTTTTCTCAATAAACGGAATAAAAGAAACCAGAAGGTGAGAGAGTAAAGCGGTAACAGCAATGATATAGAGGTAAACTTCGGTGAAGTTATTCTTTTTATCGGGTAGAATAAAATAAAAGCATATAAGAAAAATAACTCCGGCTCCCTGTAATAATAGTTCTTTCCCGATTCTCTGCGACAGCATTTTTAGGGCAAACATCAATGAAATTCCAAGGCAGGAGCATAGGGTGAATCTAATATAAGAAGTGATTTCACTGCGTTCTGTTTCGGCAATGTATATAGCACCAACAGAAGCTAATAAAGCCATTGTCAAAATCATAGGATATCGGAAAATGACTTCATTGGCCCGGCTCAGTGTTTCCTGGAATTTTGTTTTCATGATTTGGTGTTTGGGGAGTTGAAATTATTCCTTTTTCTTTTTTTTCTTTTTCTCTTTGTCCTTGTCTTTTTCTTTAGTTTTACTCTTCTTTTCTTTTTTCGGACTTAGGATTTCTTCGGCAATCTCAAATTTTGGTTCTTCAATTTTTGATGGTTTTATTTCGATTTTAAGATCAAAATATCCTTTCATATCTTCCTGTGAAATTAATTTTTCACTTAATAAAAGCTCCAGAATTTCTTTTCCGGAAGTGTTGAAAAAGTTATGCGAAAGTTCTTTTAGGAGGAATTTTTTATACTCTTCCAGAGGAACCAGCACAGTATATTTGAAGATTCTTCCTTCTTTTACAGTAGACAGATAGCCTTTTTCAACTAATATTTTCAAATAAGTGGAAACCGTATTCTGATGCGGTTTCGGTTCAGGATGCTGCTGCATAACGTCCTTCAGATAGAAAGATTCCATTTTCCAAAACAGCTTCATAAAGTTTTCTTCTGCGGCAGTAAGATGATGTATTTTCATAGAGTATTCTAATGTTGAAATTGAATATTGCAATAAAGATAAATAAAAGATACCAGAAAAGCTATTCCAGCCCCCATAAATACTTCTTTTAGGGTGTGTCTTTTCAGAATGATACGGGTGATTCCTACCAGCGTGGCGATTCCCAGCCAAAGGAGACCCATCTTCCAGCTCAGTGTAAAAAATAATGCCGCTACAAATACATTGAATGCAGTATGCATAGAGCTTTTGATGAATAGATTACTGATCTGGAGAGCAAAAAGAAGCACCATAATAAACAGCATGACAAGATCTATATATCCGTTTCTTATATAGTTAAAAAGGAGGTAAGAGATCACACAGGCTGCA of the Chryseobacterium aureum genome contains:
- a CDS encoding DUF4153 domain-containing protein gives rise to the protein MKTKFQETLSRANEVIFRYPMILTMALLASVGAIYIAETERSEITSYIRFTLCSCLGISLMFALKMLSQRIGKELLLQGAGVIFLICFYFILPDKKNNFTEVYLYIIAVTALLSHLLVSFIPFIEKNRELSFWQYNKNLFVNIFLTAVFTGVLTGGVELAILAIDKLFDFNFHGRIYRDTFFVLAILGSSFIFLLFNDKGLNSLEKDGTYPVVLKFFTQFILIPLLLIYVTILYFYSVRIIIHWELPRGWVSYLVLAYSVVGILALLLVHPLKEDHAKSWVKIFSKVFYYTIVPLIVLLFTAIFTRILEYGYTEPRYFVLLLALWLLSIVIYFIFGRKTSIKFIPVSLFLFGIFSMIFPYLNAFSVANRSQKAQLMNILNQNQLINASTINFQKKINDTVRNEIADKFEFLAKRKQGEFLSALLNDKDKTELADHIAQGTFYSVRYDIQNKFSDVNVTVKNTAYEMSRLVLIPEKQAVELGNYQYLISFYRYSRDAQQLNNDVFTLTDLLTEKSSLILKLNSREEIDFGPQILKLFEENKNKTGNVKVPEIAMESDLGKYHVKLIFNEITREKYSTDDTANIYYENVYILIRLK
- a CDS encoding polysaccharide deacetylase family protein, which produces MRKIFAGKSKNMTFLGMFALVSASSVLLNSCNFKKEVNDPVVSSQEHPSAEIVPNDMDDESVDPDKRVIYLTFDDGPNQGTENLLKILDKRNVCATAFLVGKHAYGSKKQKDDLLLLKQNPLIELANHSFTHAHNKYTDFYKNADAVVHDFDIAKDSLKLFDKIARTPGRNIWRLNNINVTDIKSSTAAADGLKKAGYKVIGWDLEWRPSQKMTLKGSHEAMIKKVDSIFFNDLEKTSRHLVFLTHDQYLRDADSINELDLFIEKLQKSNKFVFRKISQYPKMNEVLN
- a CDS encoding RNA recognition motif domain-containing protein, with product MNIFVSNINYATKEYELHDLFAEFGDVSSAKIVTDRETGRSRGFGFVEMGDEEGKQAIDALNQKEFNGKTLNVSEAKPREEKPRRSFDNNRGGGYGNNRGNGGGYGGNNRGGNGGGNRW
- a CDS encoding BlaI/MecI/CopY family transcriptional regulator; this encodes MKIHHLTAAEENFMKLFWKMESFYLKDVMQQHPEPKPHQNTVSTYLKILVEKGYLSTVKEGRIFKYTVLVPLEEYKKFLLKELSHNFFNTSGKEILELLLSEKLISQEDMKGYFDLKIEIKPSKIEEPKFEIAEEILSPKKEKKSKTKEKDKDKEKKKKKKKE
- a CDS encoding YggS family pyridoxal phosphate-dependent enzyme: MSIKENYQTIKNQLPSYVQLVAVSKTHPASAVQEAYDLGQKVFGENKVQELMEKAPLLPQDIQWHLIGHLQTNKVKYIAPFIDTIQSVDSEKLLAEINKEAEKNNRTIRVLLQVKIAAEDTKFGLEISEAKDLFRQYRDGHFPHVEITGLMGMATFTDDEQQVRNEFLTLKGLFDELNQLQTIHTLSMGMSDDFPVAIECGANSVRVGSAIFGRRDYSK
- a CDS encoding helix-turn-helix domain-containing protein; translated protein: MKIFIKNMVCNRCIAAVENIFRNADVHVHTILLGEVETETDISPEKMQFIEKELLNTGFERIIDSAHQIVEKIKNLIIVKISEIDIPEDFLLSEFLSSKLHKDYSALSKTFSQNENITLEQFFILQKIEKVKELLLYNEFNLTEIAGKLGYKSVQHLSSQFRNTTGFTPTEFKKLKEHNRKALDNL
- a CDS encoding DUF72 domain-containing protein; protein product: MKKENLYIGCSGFYNNDWKGSLYPEDARSKDFLSLYSKTFNAVEINSTFYRKPTSKTLLKWHDETPGAFRFFIKIPKSVTHQNRLENSREEISAFCSHIQNSLKDKLSGFLYQLPPSFKNTPENTERIINNLDQRFLNVIEFRHNSWWQKELFDLLKKQNIIFSGVSFPGDLPEDLIINHPEILYYRLHGKPVLYKSAYSKEDMDILAEKIKNLPQTSFIFFNNTWGTAAIQNSLYLKSLLE
- a CDS encoding heavy metal translocating P-type ATPase is translated as MEQQYKILGMTCSGCQKKISDQLNSIDGITAEVSLENNTAIITSDHNIKLSVLNDALAEIGKYRLEDPNTPETAFVKPQDRVSPSSVYYCPMECEGDKVYFKQGERCPVCKMYLVPVEEKLAKDPNYRPTYSSTNLPESFKDNLGKYYCPMFCEGDKVYDEKGECPVCHMDLEPITEELTQKAASQHQHSHSHSHHDHHHSSNHESPKVTDEMAGKYYCPMYCEGDKTYDSNVGCPVCGMDLVKYPEKKTAKYTCPMHPEIIRDEPGDCPICGMDLVRMPDSGGDEEDETYNLLKRKFITSLVFTIPVFILSMGGMLINFPFSHQVQGFIELALTLPVMFYSGWFLLKRGWVSFKTWNLNMFSLIALGVAAAFIFSIAALIFPDIIPHEIRGHNHEIPLYFEAVCVILTLVILGQLMEAAAHKKTGNAIKELMNLSPDEANLMVNGEEKKVLLSQVKIGDLLKVKPGEKIPVDGKIMEGNSIVDESMITGEPVPVEKGADDKVSSGTINGNQVFIMKAEKVGDETLLSQIIKMVNEASRSKAPIQKLTDKVSKVFVPVVILIAVLTFMLWQFFGPEGKRSLFAFVNAVAVLIVACPCALGLATPMSLMVGIGKGAKNGILIKNAGALEQMNKVNVLITDKTGTLTEGKPSVEHIETANGDENQILKLAFSLNQNSEHPLSNAVIKRAKEENIASEKVDQFENISGKGVKGNINGKTAYLGNESLLTSHHITIPENVKKKAVEVQSKAHTISYIAQDQQVLGFISFTDRIKESSKKAVKQLMSEGIDVIMMTGDNEHTAKAVADELGITHFKANCLPEDKLNEVKKLQQQGKIVAMTGDGINDSPALAQSDVGIAMGTGTDVAIESAEITLLKGDILGVAKAKLLSEKLLRNIKENLFFAFIYNVLGVPVAAGLLYPFFGILLSPMIAAAAMSFSSLSVILNSLRLNSVDLDIK
- a CDS encoding phosphatase PAP2 family protein; the encoded protein is MEEKQSLLLHKISKVISDFFNPLVSLILFFVYMSFREYSFKDSVLYFLPILLMVIIPVIIWLVWNVKTGRYTNMDVSNRVQRKTLYIFLAACVISYLLFNYIRNGYIDLVMLFIMVLLFALQISNLFIKSSMHTAFNVFVAALFFTLSWKMGLLWLGIATLVGITRIILKRHTLKEVFMGAGIAFLVSFIYLYCNIQFQH
- a CDS encoding acyl-CoA thioesterase; the encoded protein is MNYHTRKWVKPEDLNPNHSLFGGRLLQWIDEEAALYAIIQLENTKVVTKFISEINFVSSAKQGDIIEIGIEATHFGSSSITLRCDVRNKMTHQTIITVEKIVMVNLDAEGNPAPHGKTRIEFVKDRLNNSL